In Bdellovibrionales bacterium, one genomic interval encodes:
- the metG gene encoding methionine--tRNA ligase, which produces MSKQRNILVTMALPYANGPVHLGHMVEALQADFWVRFQKMRGNTCYFFCADDTHGTPILVRAQKEKKKPEDVIAEAYKSHTADYKDFQVQFDNYSSTNTDTNRQLCEEFYSAMEKNGAISKKTIEQTYCPNDKMFLPDRFIKGTCPNCKTADQYGDSCDACGATYSPTELKNAACAICGTQPILKESEHVFFELNQFKDFLTKWVPQHTSPEISKKLNEWLKEDLRAWDISRDEPYFGFKIPGYIDKYFYVWVDAPIGYIASSKDYFDKHGIDYKKFWQGESTELYHFIGKDIVYFHTLFWPAMLKTAGYRTPNAVHVHGFLTVNGEKMSKSRGTFILARTYLNHLDVNHLRYYFACKLSEGLDDLDLNLDDFSQRVNSDLVGKFINLGSRSAQMIHKTFEGKASVLKGRGAEVYQKCLAQAETIAGHYEKRQFSKATVEIRDLADLANKYFDEVSPWKIVKENPQEAHEHLTAALNIFRVLTIYMAPILPELANKVSALFNETGSYKWSDLSKTIENTKLNPFSHLLQRVEPEKIKNMLDENKKDAPKTEAPATATAKAATVSESGIYTIDDFAKIDLRIARIDNAEDVEGTDKMLKLSVSIGETKKTIFAGIKKSYKPEALIGKQVLVIANLAPRKMKFGISEGMVLCAGDGDQAFIMSPDTANSIHGSKVK; this is translated from the coding sequence ATAAGTAAACAGCGCAACATTCTCGTGACTATGGCTCTCCCCTACGCCAACGGCCCGGTCCATTTGGGTCATATGGTCGAAGCTCTTCAAGCAGACTTTTGGGTTCGCTTCCAAAAAATGCGCGGAAACACCTGTTATTTCTTCTGCGCGGATGACACGCACGGCACACCCATTCTCGTGCGAGCCCAAAAGGAAAAGAAGAAGCCCGAGGACGTCATCGCCGAGGCTTACAAATCCCATACTGCCGATTACAAAGACTTTCAGGTTCAGTTTGATAACTACTCGTCCACCAACACCGACACCAATCGTCAACTTTGCGAAGAGTTTTATAGCGCCATGGAAAAAAATGGCGCCATTTCTAAAAAGACCATTGAGCAGACCTACTGCCCGAATGATAAAATGTTCCTTCCCGATCGTTTCATTAAGGGGACTTGCCCCAATTGTAAAACGGCGGATCAATATGGAGATTCCTGCGATGCTTGCGGGGCGACTTACTCCCCCACCGAACTTAAAAACGCCGCCTGTGCCATTTGTGGCACTCAACCCATTTTAAAAGAGAGCGAACACGTCTTCTTCGAACTCAACCAGTTTAAAGATTTTCTAACAAAATGGGTTCCTCAACATACTAGCCCTGAGATCTCTAAGAAGTTAAATGAATGGCTTAAGGAAGATTTACGCGCCTGGGATATTTCTCGCGATGAGCCTTACTTCGGCTTTAAAATTCCTGGCTACATCGACAAATATTTTTACGTGTGGGTGGATGCTCCTATCGGTTACATCGCCTCGAGCAAAGATTATTTCGATAAACACGGGATCGACTACAAAAAATTCTGGCAAGGCGAATCCACCGAGCTTTATCACTTTATCGGCAAAGATATTGTCTATTTTCACACTCTATTTTGGCCGGCGATGCTTAAAACCGCAGGCTATCGCACGCCGAACGCCGTTCACGTCCATGGCTTCCTGACCGTCAACGGCGAAAAGATGAGCAAGTCGCGCGGGACTTTTATTTTAGCTCGCACTTATTTAAATCATCTCGATGTGAATCATCTTCGTTATTACTTCGCCTGTAAATTGTCAGAGGGACTCGATGATCTGGATTTAAATCTCGATGATTTTTCTCAACGGGTAAATTCGGATCTGGTCGGGAAGTTTATTAATCTCGGTTCTCGCTCGGCACAGATGATTCACAAAACTTTCGAAGGCAAAGCCAGCGTACTCAAAGGCCGCGGTGCTGAGGTCTATCAAAAATGTTTGGCTCAGGCCGAAACGATTGCCGGCCATTACGAAAAACGCCAGTTTTCTAAAGCCACCGTAGAAATCCGTGACCTCGCTGATTTGGCCAACAAGTACTTTGATGAAGTTTCCCCTTGGAAAATAGTCAAAGAAAATCCGCAAGAGGCTCACGAGCATCTAACGGCCGCATTAAATATATTTAGAGTTCTTACGATTTACATGGCACCGATTCTTCCCGAACTGGCAAATAAAGTTTCGGCTTTGTTTAACGAGACAGGAAGCTACAAGTGGTCTGATCTTTCCAAAACCATAGAAAACACAAAACTCAATCCATTCTCTCACCTTTTACAGCGTGTAGAGCCGGAGAAAATTAAGAATATGCTCGACGAAAATAAAAAAGACGCTCCAAAGACCGAAGCCCCCGCAACTGCAACCGCAAAAGCCGCGACTGTTTCTGAATCTGGGATTTACACGATCGATGATTTTGCAAAAATCGACCTTCGCATCGCTCGCATCGATAATGCGGAAGATGTCGAGGGCACCGACAAAATGCTGAAACTCTCGGTGAGCATCGGCGAAACTAAAAAAACGATCTTTGCGGGAATTAAAAAATCCTACAAACCCGAGGCTCTCATCGGAAAACAAGTTTTAGTGATCGCCAATCTCGCTCCTCGCAAAATGAAGTTCGGAATCTCCGAGGGAATGGTCCTTTGCGCGGGCGATGGCGACCAAGCCTTCATCATGAGCCCGGACACCGCAAACTCCATCCATGGCAGCAAAGTCAAATAA
- a CDS encoding metal-sensitive transcriptional regulator, with translation MKKSNPDHSNDIARLNRILGQVEGIKKMIEDKRYCVDILTQTKAVGSAIKGLEASILERHLQHCVSSAIEAKNKNESQKKIEELLDLFTKRL, from the coding sequence ATGAAGAAAAGTAATCCAGATCACTCTAACGACATCGCTCGACTCAATCGAATCTTGGGACAAGTTGAAGGCATAAAAAAAATGATCGAAGACAAACGCTACTGCGTCGACATTCTCACGCAAACCAAGGCGGTAGGCTCTGCGATCAAAGGACTAGAAGCCTCAATTCTAGAGCGCCATCTTCAGCACTGTGTCTCCAGCGCCATCGAAGCCAAAAACAAAAACGAAAGCCAAAAAAAGATCGAAGAACTCCTAGACCTCTTCACCAAACGCCTCTAA
- a CDS encoding cation transporter: MIKIFIFAVIMAFAKAPEKTVIKVNGMVCSFCAQGIEKKFKAREEISAVSVDLDTKTVDLQFKDGKIMSDDEIKKMIQASGYDVVSIQKESGK; this comes from the coding sequence ATGATTAAAATTTTTATCTTTGCTGTCATTATGGCATTTGCGAAAGCTCCAGAAAAAACTGTTATCAAAGTGAACGGAATGGTCTGTTCATTTTGCGCTCAAGGGATCGAGAAAAAGTTTAAAGCGCGAGAAGAGATCTCTGCGGTCAGTGTCGATCTCGATACGAAGACGGTAGATCTCCAATTTAAAGACGGAAAAATTATGAGCGATGATGAGATCAAAAAGATGATCCAAGCGTCTGGCTACGATGTGGTGTCGATTCAAAAAGAAAGCGGAAAGTAG
- a CDS encoding PHP domain-containing protein, translating to MADFHLHSTYSDGVLSIRELVDLMGKTGHGAIAITDHLCEYKTFLGKSAHLLSKSLGKDNFQDYLDEIAYEKERAWNVYRMVVIPGVEITKNSFSHKNSAHILALDIREYINPDLNILDVIHSIKAQGGLAIAAHPVYTGEIESQTYRLWDHREELADHIDAWEVASGKKLFNEVLMSGLPIIANSDLHKPSQVESWKTHVHGDREVGSIKRAIRQQDFTLKYFPLAQESLIPNGLPAFSRQLR from the coding sequence ATGGCGGACTTCCATCTGCATTCGACTTACAGTGACGGAGTTCTTTCAATTCGAGAACTGGTCGATCTGATGGGAAAGACTGGCCACGGCGCGATCGCGATTACCGACCACTTGTGTGAGTACAAAACTTTTTTAGGGAAAAGTGCACACTTGCTTTCCAAATCCCTCGGAAAAGATAATTTTCAAGATTATCTGGATGAGATCGCTTACGAAAAAGAAAGGGCCTGGAACGTTTACAGGATGGTGGTTATTCCCGGAGTTGAAATCACTAAAAATTCTTTTTCGCATAAAAACTCCGCTCACATTTTGGCTCTCGACATTCGGGAATATATTAACCCCGACCTTAATATCCTGGATGTCATCCATTCCATTAAAGCACAGGGTGGGCTCGCCATTGCGGCCCACCCTGTTTATACCGGGGAAATCGAGTCACAAACCTACCGCCTTTGGGATCATCGGGAGGAGCTCGCGGATCACATTGATGCTTGGGAAGTGGCCAGTGGTAAAAAATTATTTAATGAAGTTCTCATGAGCGGTTTACCCATCATCGCGAATAGTGATCTCCACAAGCCATCCCAGGTGGAATCCTGGAAGACTCACGTCCATGGCGATCGGGAAGTGGGATCGATCAAACGCGCCATCCGCCAGCAAGATTTCACTCTTAAATATTTTCCACTGGCTCAAGAGTCACTGATACCTAATGGCCTGCCGGCTTTTTCTCGCCAGCTTCGATAG
- a CDS encoding DUF4920 domain-containing protein produces MLSGILSLLLLVSPVSANEEHHHSHPARPADNATQFGEKTGLAGKPVPLASLVKDYDKYKSQQVLTTGTVTKVCEKMGCWVVVKDGETQVRITMKDNGFAVPKAILNKKVVAIGNIQQKDLPAKVLRHYLKDEGKTDAEIEKMKIDAPQTVYLFDASGIKII; encoded by the coding sequence ATGCTTTCAGGAATTTTATCTTTATTATTATTGGTGTCCCCTGTATCTGCCAACGAGGAACATCACCATTCACATCCCGCGCGTCCTGCAGACAACGCCACACAATTTGGGGAAAAAACAGGACTTGCCGGAAAGCCAGTACCATTGGCGTCTTTGGTCAAGGATTACGACAAATACAAGTCGCAACAAGTCCTCACGACGGGGACAGTGACAAAAGTTTGCGAAAAAATGGGCTGCTGGGTTGTTGTTAAGGACGGGGAAACTCAAGTCCGCATTACGATGAAGGACAATGGCTTCGCGGTGCCCAAAGCCATTTTAAATAAAAAAGTCGTAGCCATAGGGAATATTCAGCAAAAGGATTTACCTGCGAAAGTTCTTCGTCATTATCTTAAGGACGAGGGTAAGACAGATGCTGAGATCGAAAAAATGAAAATCGATGCTCCGCAAACGGTCTATCTCTTTGATGCGAGCGGCATTAAAATTATCTAA
- the nth gene encoding endonuclease III, whose translation MNSKIERAAFAQKVLDRLYPAPPIPLDHKDPYTLLIAVLLSAQCTDVRVNQVTPKLFKRADTPQKMVKLKISEIQEIIRPCGLSPRKAAAIHGLSQILIDKYGGKVPQDLEALEELPGVGHKTASVVMAQSFGVPSFPVDTHIHRLAQRWRLTRGKNVEQTEADLKKLFAENTWSKLHLQIIFYGREFCQARDCHGLSCEICSTVNPGRKSPIKTKK comes from the coding sequence ATGAATTCGAAAATCGAGCGCGCGGCCTTCGCGCAGAAAGTGCTGGATCGTTTGTATCCAGCACCTCCCATTCCTTTAGACCACAAAGATCCTTACACATTACTGATCGCCGTGCTTCTGTCGGCACAATGTACGGATGTGCGCGTGAATCAGGTCACTCCGAAACTTTTTAAGAGGGCGGATACTCCCCAAAAGATGGTGAAGCTTAAGATTTCTGAAATTCAGGAAATCATACGACCGTGTGGCTTGTCCCCTCGGAAAGCGGCAGCGATTCATGGATTATCTCAAATTTTGATTGATAAGTATGGTGGCAAAGTGCCGCAGGACCTAGAGGCCTTAGAAGAACTTCCGGGAGTGGGTCACAAGACGGCATCGGTGGTGATGGCGCAATCTTTTGGTGTGCCCTCGTTTCCCGTGGACACTCACATTCATCGACTGGCGCAACGATGGCGGCTCACGCGCGGGAAAAATGTCGAACAGACTGAAGCAGATCTTAAAAAACTATTTGCCGAGAACACCTGGAGCAAACTTCATTTGCAGATCATTTTTTACGGTCGTGAATTTTGCCAAGCCCGCGATTGCCACGGCCTCAGCTGCGAAATCTGCAGCACCGTGAACCCCGGCCGTAAATCCCCCATCAAAACCAAAAAATAA